The following coding sequences lie in one Rutidosis leptorrhynchoides isolate AG116_Rl617_1_P2 chromosome 4, CSIRO_AGI_Rlap_v1, whole genome shotgun sequence genomic window:
- the LOC139845236 gene encoding protein ROH1D-like isoform X2, translating into MGIGNDHNQIHSMDVNSESSSEFHCELGSFDHQVFRQFRALSATSADELLSLDWISKLLDAFISCQEEFKVILSQNEADLSKPPLDKFVTDFFDRSIRALDICNAVRDGIEKIRLWHKQLEIVSGAFNSKQRNVMVEGQFKRAKKALTDLAIIMLDENKEAGSVFSNRNRSFGRPNKGKEHQQKTGHSRSLSWSVPNSWSASKQLQSIANGLVPPRAHEISATNGLANIVYTMGFVLVFVLWVLVVAIPCQDRNLQVHFSVPRQFSWGTPLNLLHIRIMDESKKRKNSVGLLKEIYQMEKSINLVTDLVDSVNQFPLTAEQKEEVQTGIQEVARVCNTFKNGLDPFERQLREVFRKIMSCRTEGLEILGRPQS; encoded by the coding sequence ATGGGAATCGGGAACGATCATAATCAAATTCATTCAATGGATGTTAATAGTGAATCTAGTTCTGAATTTCATTGTGAACTTGGATCTTTTGATCATCAAGTTTTCAGGCAGTTTCGTGCACTTTCAGCTACTTCTGCTGATGAACTTTTGTCTCTTGATTGGATATCTAAATTATTGGATGCCTTTATTTCTTGTCAAGAAGAATTTAAAGTGATACTGTCCCAAAACGAGGCAGATCTTTCAAAACCGCCTTTAGATAAGTTTGTGACTGATTTTTTCGATAGGAGTATTCGGGCACTTGACATTTGTAACGCTGTTCGTGATGGGATTGAAAAGATTCGTCTTTGGCATAAACAATTGGAGATTGTTTCTGGTGCTTTTAACTCAAAACAGAGAAATGTAATGGTTGAAGGGCAGTTTAAGAGAGCAAAGAAAGCATTGACCGATTTAGCGATTATCATGCTTGATGAAAATAAAGAAGCGGGGTCCGTTTTTTCAAACAGAAACCGATCTTTTGGGCGCCCGAATAAGGGGAAAGAACATCAACAAAAAACAGGACACTCGAGGTCTCTTTCTTGGAGTGTGCCGAATTCATGGTCAGCAAGTAAGCAGCTTCAGTCAATAGCTAATGGGTTGGTCCCACCTCGAGCTCATGAAATTTCAGCGACTAATGGTTTGGCTAACATTGTTTACACAATGGGTTTTGTTCTCGTGTTTGTTTTGTGGGTTTTGGTGGTTGCAATCCCATGTCAAGATCGAAATCTTCAAGTTCATTTTTCTGTACCTAGGCAGTTTTCATGGGGTACTCCATTAAACTTGCTTCATATTAGGATTATGGATGAATCCAAGAAACGAAAGAACAGTGTTGGGCTGCTAAAGGAGATTTACCAAATGGAAAAGTCGATTAATTTGGTCACGGATTTGGTTGACTCGGTCAACCAGTTTCCATTGACTGCAGAACAGAAGGAAGAAGTGCAAACAGGCATTCAAGAAGTGGCTCGGGTTTGTAATACGTTTAAGAATGGATTGGACCCGTTTGAACGACAATTGAGAGAAGTGTTTCGCAAAATCATGTCTTGCAGAACCGAGGGTCTCGAAATTCTGGGCAGGCCACAATCTTGA
- the LOC139845236 gene encoding protein ROH1D-like isoform X1, giving the protein MPTSGYNMPFGTFRRSIMGIGNDHNQIHSMDVNSESSSEFHCELGSFDHQVFRQFRALSATSADELLSLDWISKLLDAFISCQEEFKVILSQNEADLSKPPLDKFVTDFFDRSIRALDICNAVRDGIEKIRLWHKQLEIVSGAFNSKQRNVMVEGQFKRAKKALTDLAIIMLDENKEAGSVFSNRNRSFGRPNKGKEHQQKTGHSRSLSWSVPNSWSASKQLQSIANGLVPPRAHEISATNGLANIVYTMGFVLVFVLWVLVVAIPCQDRNLQVHFSVPRQFSWGTPLNLLHIRIMDESKKRKNSVGLLKEIYQMEKSINLVTDLVDSVNQFPLTAEQKEEVQTGIQEVARVCNTFKNGLDPFERQLREVFRKIMSCRTEGLEILGRPQS; this is encoded by the coding sequence ATGCCGACGAGTGGTTATAATATGCCATTTGGTACCTTTCGCAGATCGATTATGGGAATCGGGAACGATCATAATCAAATTCATTCAATGGATGTTAATAGTGAATCTAGTTCTGAATTTCATTGTGAACTTGGATCTTTTGATCATCAAGTTTTCAGGCAGTTTCGTGCACTTTCAGCTACTTCTGCTGATGAACTTTTGTCTCTTGATTGGATATCTAAATTATTGGATGCCTTTATTTCTTGTCAAGAAGAATTTAAAGTGATACTGTCCCAAAACGAGGCAGATCTTTCAAAACCGCCTTTAGATAAGTTTGTGACTGATTTTTTCGATAGGAGTATTCGGGCACTTGACATTTGTAACGCTGTTCGTGATGGGATTGAAAAGATTCGTCTTTGGCATAAACAATTGGAGATTGTTTCTGGTGCTTTTAACTCAAAACAGAGAAATGTAATGGTTGAAGGGCAGTTTAAGAGAGCAAAGAAAGCATTGACCGATTTAGCGATTATCATGCTTGATGAAAATAAAGAAGCGGGGTCCGTTTTTTCAAACAGAAACCGATCTTTTGGGCGCCCGAATAAGGGGAAAGAACATCAACAAAAAACAGGACACTCGAGGTCTCTTTCTTGGAGTGTGCCGAATTCATGGTCAGCAAGTAAGCAGCTTCAGTCAATAGCTAATGGGTTGGTCCCACCTCGAGCTCATGAAATTTCAGCGACTAATGGTTTGGCTAACATTGTTTACACAATGGGTTTTGTTCTCGTGTTTGTTTTGTGGGTTTTGGTGGTTGCAATCCCATGTCAAGATCGAAATCTTCAAGTTCATTTTTCTGTACCTAGGCAGTTTTCATGGGGTACTCCATTAAACTTGCTTCATATTAGGATTATGGATGAATCCAAGAAACGAAAGAACAGTGTTGGGCTGCTAAAGGAGATTTACCAAATGGAAAAGTCGATTAATTTGGTCACGGATTTGGTTGACTCGGTCAACCAGTTTCCATTGACTGCAGAACAGAAGGAAGAAGTGCAAACAGGCATTCAAGAAGTGGCTCGGGTTTGTAATACGTTTAAGAATGGATTGGACCCGTTTGAACGACAATTGAGAGAAGTGTTTCGCAAAATCATGTCTTGCAGAACCGAGGGTCTCGAAATTCTGGGCAGGCCACAATCTTGA